GAGGCGCGGCTCGTAGTCGCGCACCTCGGGCTGCAGGCCCTCGATCTCCTCCGCCGGTATATACGGCGGGTTCGATACGAGCACGTCGATCCGCATCCCGGCCGGGCCGCCGCCCGGGCCGGGAGCGTCCGGCTCTGCCTCGCGCCGCCGCTCGAACGGCGCGAGCAGGTCGCCCTGCACGAACGCCATGCGCGCCTCCGCGCCATGGCGCGCCGCGTTCGTGCGGGCGACCGCCAGCGCGTCCGGCGACAGATCGGACGCGCAAACGCGCCATCGCGGACGCTGCACGGCAAGCGTCACGCCGATGGCGCCGCTCCCGGTGCCGACGTCGACCACGGTCGGCACCGTACCCGGGAAACCCGGGCCGGGCTCCGCCCGGGCCGCGGGCGCTGCACTTGCATCGCGGCCGGCCGGCAAGCCCGCGGCGCGGCCGCGATGCGCCCGTTCGCCGTCCGCGGCGCTCGCGGCCTCCGGCCAAAGCCGGTCGGCCTCCTCCAGGACGGCTTCTACGAGCAGCTCCGTCTCCGGGCGCGGGATCAGCACGGCCGGCGTAACCGTGAACGGCCGGCCGTAAAACCACTGCTCGCCGATAATGTACTGCGACGGCTCGCCCGCCGCTTTGCGGGCGACCGCCCGCTCCCAATCCGCCTGAGCCGCGGCGGGAAACGGGTCGCGCGAATCGCGCAGCAGCTCCGCCCGGCCGAGCCCGAGCGTATGCATGAGCAGCAGCTCCGCGTGATTTCGCGGCTCGCCGATCCCGTGCGCCTCCAAAAACAAAGAAGCCTGCTGACAGGCTTCCCCAATCGCCGCCGGCAGGCGCTGGCTGAATATAGCCCCGCCGCGGTCGCCTTCACTTGTTACGCGCTTCATGCTGCAAGCGCCCCTCTCTCTTGAATAACATCCGTCAGGCTTGTATCCTCATCAGGCGGTCTGCCTTCACCGGCAACCACCGCAGCCCCGGGATTCCGCGGCCCCGCCGGCAGCCACTCGTTCGTCCGGATCAGACCTGAAGCTGATTTTCCCGCTCGAGCAGCTCGGCCTGGGCCGTCAGCGTAAGCGTGTTAATGATCTCTTCCATATCGCCGTTCAGGACGGAATCCAGCTTATGCAGCGTCAGACCGACCCGGTGATCGGTCACGCGGCTCTGCGGAAAATTGTACGTGCGGATCCGCTCGCTGCGATCGCCGGTGCCGACCTTGCTTTTGCGCTCGCCGGCGTATTTGGCTTCCTCTTCCTGCCGCTTGATGTCGTAAATGCGGGCGCGCAGCACCTGCAGCGCCTTCGCCTTATTGTCGTTCTGCGACTTGCCGTCCTGACACGTCGCCATAATGCCCGTCGGAATGTGCGTGACGCGCACGGCCGACTTCGTCGTGTTGACGGACTGTCCTCCCGCGCCGCTCGAGCAGAACGTATCGACACGGATATCCTTGTCGAGAATTTCCACCTCGAGCTCCTCGACCTCCGGCATGACGGCCACCGTCGACGTCGACGTATGAATCCGTCCGCCCGACTCCGTTACCGGGACACGCTGCACGCGGTGCGCGCCGCTTTCGAATTTCAGCTTGCTGTAGGCGCCTTTGCCGGATACCATGAACGTTACCTCTTTGAAGCCGCCAAGGTCGCTTTCGTTGGCATCCATCAGCTCGACGCGCCAGCCCTGAGCATCCGCATATTTCGTATACATGCGGTACAGGTCGGAAGCGAACAGCGCCGCCTCGTCGCCCCCGGCCGCGCCGCGGATTTCGACGATCACATTCTTGTCGTCGTTCGGGTCCTTCGGCAGCAGCAGCAGGCGGATCCGCTCTTCCAGAGCTTCCTTGCGCTCCGTCAGCTCTTCGATCTCCAGCTTCACCATTTCGCGCAGCTCGTCGTCGAGCTTCTCGCCCTGCATCGCTTTGGCGTCGTCCAGCTGAGCCGAAACCTGTTTATATTCCGTAAAGGCTGCATAAGCGTCCTGCAAATCGGACTGCTCCTTGGAGTAGTCGCGCAGGCGCTTCGGATCGGCCGCCACATCCGGATCGCAAAGCAGTTCGCTTAATTTCTCGTACCGGTCGGCGAGTGCCTGTAATCGGTCCAACATCGGTTCTCACCTCTAATTTTCGGTTCTTCATAATAAACCTATCCGTCCTATAAGTATAACATATTGCGCAAGCATTCATATACGTGCGATTTCTGGGGAAAGCGCCGCAAACGCCCAGGGAAAATAGACGGCTCCCCCTGCCGAAATAACGTCAGTTCAGGCTTCGCTCCCATGTCTGCCGCAAGGTTCCCCAGCCGCACGAAAAGGACCCGGCCGTCCCGGGTCCACATTACCTGCAAAATTATGCGCTGCGGGCGACCGGCCGTTCCCGCTCCCGCCGCCGCGCGCCGCACTATACGTTGAAGCGAAAATGCATGACGTCGCCGTCCCGGACGACATAATCCTTGCCCTCGAGGCGAAGCTGGCCCTTCTCCCTCGCGGCATTCATCGAGCCGGCTGCGACAAGATCGTCGTAGGACACGACCTCCGCACGAATAAAGCCGCGCTCGAAATCCGTATGGATGACGCCGGCCGCCTGCGGCGCCTTCGTCCCCTTGCGGATCGTCCAGGCGCGAACCTCCTGCACACCCGCCGTGAAATACGTATAAAGGCCGAGCAGCTTGTAGGCCGCGCGGATGAGCCGGTTCAGGCCGGACTCTTCAAGGCCCAGCTCCTCCAGAAATATCGCCTTGTCCTCGCCTTCGAGCTCGGCAATCTCGGCTTCCACCTTGGCGCTGATCGGCACGACCTCCGCGCCTTCGGCCGCGGCGAATTCGCGGACCTGCTGCACGAACGGATTGCCATCTGCACCGCCCGCTTCGGCTTCACTGACGTTGGCCGCATAAAGAACCGGCTTCATCGTCAGCAGGTGCAGCTCGCGGACGACCGCCCGCTCCTCTTCGTTCAGCTCGACGCTGCGCGCCGGAAGGTCGGCATAGAGCGCCTCCTTGATGCGTTCCAGCGTCTCAACCTCGAGAGCGTATTTCTTGTCGCCGCCCTTCATATTTTTGCGGCTGCGGTCGATTCGGCGCTCGACGGTATCCAGATCGGCCAAAATAAGCTCCAGGTTGATTGTCTGAATGTCGCCCAGCGGATCGACCTTGCCCGATACGTGCGTAATGTTCTCGTCCTGGAAGCAGCGCACGACGTGCACGATCGCGTCCACCTCGCGGATATTGGCCAAAAATTTGTTGCCGAGGCCTTCGCCTTGGCTTGCGCCTTTGACGATCCCGGCAATATCGATAAATTCAAACGCCGTTGGCACCGTGCGGTTCGGCGTTACCAGCTCGGTCAGCTTATCCAGGCGCGGGTCCGGCACTTCGACGATGCCGACGTTCGGGTCGATCGTACAGAACGGGTAGTTCGCCGATTCCGCGCCCGCCTGCGTAATCGCGTTAAACAGCGTCGACTTGCCGACGTTCGGCAGCCCGACGATACCACAAGAGAGCGGCATAAGGGGTAACAGCTCCTCATCTACAATTGTCTCCAGTCATTATACATGAAGGCCAAAAACAATGAAAGCCCTCAGGAGCCCCGGCGCCGGGCCGGCCGCCGGCGTTTCCGGATCAGGGCCGCGGCGAACAGCAGCGTGGTCAGGCCGCCTTCGACGGCGAGGGCGTAGAGCGGAAACCCGTACTCTAAAATGTCGAACGAATCGATCGTATTCCGGCCCAGCGGCGGCAGGATCGGCAGAATGACGAACAGCACGCCGAACGCCCAAATCCATCGCACGCGCTTTTGCGGGCGAGTACGGAACAGCTGCGAGGCGCCCTCGGTCAAATTAAAGTACAGGATCGCGATTGTGATGAACGTCCCGAGGATATAGACCAGCATGGTCAAAATATCCATCCGTTCGAAAAAGACCGGCCGGATCGTCCGGGAGAAGCCGTAAATCGGATAATACAGCCGCCCTACCGCCTCCTGGCCGAGCGTAACGACGCTGTTCAGCAGCCAGGCGGTTATAATCGCGGAACCAAGCACGACGGCGGACACTTTCACCTTGAACGTCCGGTGCGGGCTTTGATGGTGCGGCATCACCATGCCCATCAGAATGCAGACTCCAAACCAGCTGCTCGGGTAGACGGAGGCCCGGACGGCAGGCCATATTCCGTTCTCGAACTGCGGCAGCAGCTCGCCGAGATCCATTTCCGTCACCGACAGCAGCAGCCCGAGGATCGAGACGATGAAAATCAGCACGGCGATCATTTCCGCAAGCCTCGCGATCGTCTCGATGCCGTGGTAAGCCGCCCAGCCGGCGGCGACGACCATCGTCAGATTGAGCACGAGGACCGGCGTTCCCATCATCAGCGTCGAGGAAAGGAAATTCACGAAGATGTACAGCGAAAACCAGATGACAATCAGGAAAAAGACGAGAAAAACGGCTGCCGCCACGTTGCCGATTTTCCCCAAAATGCTGACCGAATATTGAATGAGCGACTGCCCGGGGTACGCCCTGCCCATCCAGAACAGCAGATACGCCACGTAAATATCGACCACCGTGCCGAGCAGCATCGACAGCCACAGGTCCTGTTTGACGGCAGGGATGAGCATAGCCGGAACGGAAAAAAAGGTGAGCGACAGGATCGCCACGAAAATGATCACAAAAAACTGTCTGTCGGAGATCATTTCCTTTTTCATCGATATCGCTCCCTTTCAGTCCTTCTGCTCGGATTTCGAGATGCGTTCCATGCCGGAATGGACGATCTGAACGCGCGCGTCCACATTGACCTCCAGCTGCGGCAGCCGGTCGTTCCAGCCGTTCTTCAGCGTTTTCCAGCGCTGCGGATACTTGCGGTGAAGCTTCCGGCCAAAGCCGACAGCGTCGGCTTTATACGTTTTGCACAGCTTGTTCAGCATGGCCAGCGCCTGTTCCCGAACGAGCCCGCTGATCCGCGTTTCCAGCCGGTCGACTGCCGCCCGGTCGGTATAATCCAAACGGATCGGGGTCGACGTCCCCTCGGCTTCCGCTTTCAGCCGGATCGCGAACGATATCCGGTCCCCTTTTACCTGCGGAGTTACGCTGGAGCGAAAATGGGTCAGGTTGAACGACATGGCCGGCTGTCCGGGAAATTTCGTATTCAGGACGATGACATGCGACCCGATTTCCTTCTTGATCCACCGCAGCATTTCCGTTTCGTCGTCCGACAGCCACCCGGCCATCTTATCGTGGCGGAAAACGGCGGTTTCGCTGATTCGCATCGTTCCCTGTCCAACCGGCGCAATGCCCGCGGCCGTCGCTTCCAGCCCATCCTGATCGAGCCGGGGCAGAAACTGGAACAGCTTCATCTGCCCGGACGACGGGCGGCTGTTCTTGTTCATGAAATACAGCTTCCAGGCATCGGACGGCACGGTTTCCAGCTCTCTGGCCTTGCTAAGGACTTCCTTTGCCGGTACTTTGGAAATCAGCATCCAGCTGGTCAGGTTTTTGTTGCTCGACCGCCAGAAATAGTCCATCGGATCGTGAAGACCCCGTTTCGCCAGCGGCTCGCCGATGACGATCGCCCGGGTCTGCGACATGAACAGCGTTTTCTTCGTCTGCTGCTGAAGCATATTGAGCGCGTCGTTCACCGTCACGCCTTCGGTCGAGAAGACGGCGAACGGCCGTCTTCCAGCCGTACCTCCGCCCCCCGCGCTGGCAGGCGGGGAAGGATTTTGCAGCTGGACCGTCACCGCGACCCGGTCATTCGGCGCCGCATCGATCCCGATCCCCGATACGACGGTAATTTGCTCCAGGTTTTTCTGGCTCCAGCAGCCGCCGAGCAGCACAGCCGTCATCGCGCAGGAGCAGACAACGGCCAGGATGCGCATCGCGGTCATCGCCGTCCCTCTCTTGCCGAAGCCATGTTTTTTGCGGACCGTTTCCCCCACCACGGGATCCGGATCAGCGTTTTCATCGCCTGATCGGGCTTATACGGCGCAAGCGGGGACAAATAAGGCTTCCCCGCCGATTTGATCGAAGCCATATGGATGCCGAGCAGCACGAGACCGAGTACGATGCCGTATAATCCAAGCAGCGAGGCGAGCAGCAGCATGAAAAACCGGAGTATGCGGACCGCCCCCGAAAGGTCGATCGAAGGGATCGTGAACGATGCGATCGCGGTGCCTGCCACAACGATAACCGTCGGCGGGGAGATGATGCCGGCGTTGACGGCCGATTCCCCGATCACGAGCGCGCCGACGATGCTGATCGCCGAGCCGATCGCCCGCGGCATGCGAACGCTCGCTTCGCGCAGTCCTTCGAAGGTCAGCTCCATGACGAGCGCCTCCAATAGGAGCGGGAACGGGACGCCCTCCCGCGCGGCAAGAATGCTGCTGAGCAGCTCCGGCGGAACCATTTCGGGATGGAAGGTAAAGATGCCGACGTACATGGCCGGGAACAGCAGCGTCAGCATAAAGCCGATATAACGGATCCAGCGGATGAACGTCGCCACCTCGTACGATAAATAATAATCTTCGGGCGTTCGCATCAGATGAAAAAACGTGCACGGCACCATCAGCGCGAACGGCGAGCCGTCGACAAGCAAGGCGACCCTTCCTTCCAAAATGCCGGCGGCGATATCGTCGGGCCGTTCCGTGCTGTACACGGTCGGAAAGACCGAGGGCGCGGCATCGGCGATCAGCTCCTGAATGTAATGCGACTCGAGCACGCCTTCAAGGCGAATCCGCTCGAGCTTGCCGCGCACGTTGTCGACGACCTCCTCGTCGGCCTTGTCCCGCAAATAAAGCATGGCGACCTGCGTCCGGGTCACGGTGCCGACGGCGATCGTTTCGGCGGTCAGCCTTTTATTCTTGATCCGTCTGCGGATCAGGGAAATATTGACGCCTAGCGATTCGACGAAGCCGTCGCGCGGTCCGCGCACGACCCCCGTGGAGGACGGCTCCGTAATGCTGCGCGTCTCGTAGCCTTTCGTACCCGCCGCGACCGCGCCCTCGTAACCGTCGACCAGAATGACGGCGTTGCCGGAGAGCAGATGGTTCAGCGCCGCATCGACCGAATCGGCGTGCCGGATATCGACCGCGGTCAGGACGGAGTTTCGCAGCCACTCGTAGACGTCTCCTCCTCCGGATGCGCCGGACTGCGTTTGACCGGCTCCGTAAAGCAGCGGCGACATCATATTTTGCTCCAGGGCGCTGATGTCCGACATTCCGTTGATCCACAGGACGGCGGCCGGAATCCGGTCCGCCCCGATCCGGAATTCCCGGAATGCCAGGTCTGAGCTGCCCCCCAGCTCCTTGCGGATCCGGCGCAGATTGTCTTCAAGACCAGCCTCCAGCGGGATGGATTCCTGATCGCCTTGCCGCGGAACATGCTGCGAGACGGGGGTGTTATCCATGTTTTCTTTCATCCGTACCAACCTCGCTCTCGGTATGCATGTAGTATGCGTCAACGAATGGGCGCGTTATCCATTCTTCCCTGCGCATGGCCGGATTGCCTGTGCCGCATACTAAGGAACCGGGAGGTGATCCGCAGGACATGGAAAACAAAACGCATCGGGGCAACTACAAAGGCACGACGAATATGAAGGCGGAAAATCAGGACATGGCCTTCGTCAACGATACCGTCGAAGACGCCAAGTCCGTGACGAATTTCTCGCCGAAGCAGAAGAAGACCGATTAGTGAGTCTATGCCGGGCAAAAAAAATCCCGCCCGCAGCCGTTCTGGCCGCAGGCGGGATTTTGCTGTTTCTCACGCAATCGCGGGTTAAACCCAAGCATCGACTGAATATCCGCGTTCTTCCCAGTACCCGATATGGTCTTCGTTGATCAGCTCGATGCGGTTCAGCCATTTGACCGACTTGTACCCGTACATTTTCGGCACGATCAACCGCACCGGTCCGCCAAGGTCGCTCGGAATGAGCTTGCCGTCGTGAAGCATGGCGACCATGACGTCTCCCATTTGGTTGACTTGATCCAGCGTCAACGCATCGGTATAAACGCCGTCGCCGGAATAGAATTTGACCGTTGTCGCCCCCGACTGCACGCCGGCCTGCTGCAGCAGCGTCTTCAGCGGAATGCCTTCCCAGGTGTTTTTGTACACCGACCAGCCGGTCACACAGTGAAAATCGCTTACCTGTACGGTCCGTTTCAGCTTGACGAACTGCTCCCAGTTCCAGCTCATCTTGTTGTCGACGAGGCCGTCGATGGCGAACGACCAGTTCGTGTCGTTGTATTTCGGAATCGGGGTTACCGTGTAAATGCGGAACGTGCCGGTGCTGCCGCCGCCGATCGGCGGCGCCGAAGCGGGCAGCGGCTGCGGCAGCGGCGTCATGCTGTTGCCGTCCGTCTCGACCAGCTTATCGACGGTCGGACTGGTGGCTCCGAGCGAATTGCCGAGCCAGCGCAGGAACGACGGGCCGAGCGTGATGGCAAGGCCCGCCCCGACGGCCGTCTTGATAAACGCCCGGCGCGTATAAACCGCTTGAGGTCCGGCCGGCGCCGGGTTGACGCCTTCGCCTACGCGGCCGGTCTTGACCGTAAGCCGGTGCGGCTCTTTCAGCCATTTCGTGCGGGTAATCGAATGGTAGATAATATAGGGCAGCCCGAGCCAGGTCAGCAAATCGTGCACGAGCAGCGCATTTCCGGAGATGCGCGGCCCGACCGCCTGGAACTGCCAGAGCAGCACGCCGGAGACGAGCCAGCCGAGCAGCAGGCCGAGCACGACGAACACGTTGCCCCGCTGCTTCGGCTTGCCCTTCAGCTGCTTCCAGTGCCTGCCCGCCAATATCAGATAATAGAGGACGGGAACGAGCGACGCGATGCCGACGACGATATGAATCCAGCGGATCCATACCCGGCCTTCGCCGAGAAAGCCGCGCCAGAAGCCGCCGAACAGAATCAGTCCGGTTAAAGAGAGAATGACGACGATCCATCCGTTCCATTTATGCAGGGCGGCAAGCTTTCTGCCGTATCCTTTTCGAAGCTTATCCAGCCAGCTTATCATCCGGCATCTCCTCCCGAATGCGTCCTCCCGATGCGGAAGCGCTCATCCTTCTTTGTTCGTTCCGGGTTATCCCTGGGCTGCATCGGCCCAAACGGACCGAAAACCCGGGTATATTCATCCCGGGCTTCGGTTCCTCAGGCGGCGGGCACCGTGAACCAGAACGTGCTGCCCCCTGCTTTCCCGCAGTCGACGCCGATTCGGCCGCCGGCCTGCTCGACCAGCGATTTGGCGATCGACAGCCCGAGCCCCGCTCCGCCGCTGTTTCTCGTCCGGGAGCGGTCCACCCGGTAAAACCGCTCGAAGATCCGCGTCCGTTCCGCCTCCGGCACGCCCTGTCCCTGGTCCGACACGGTGATCCGGACCATCGCGCCGGTCAGCTGCTCGCCTTCGATGCGGACGACGCCGCCGGCAGGCGAATGGCGCAGCGCGTTCTCGAGCAGATTCTGGATGACGCGCTGCAGCGGCTGCGACGGCATCGCGCAGCGCAGCGTCCGTTCGGGCATCCGCACGTCAAGCGCGACCGAACCCGCTTCCGCGAGCGGCGCGAACCGCGGCAGCAGCTCGATCAGCACGTCTTCGAGCAGGCTCGTCTCCGGCTGCTCGGTCTCCCTGCGGCGGAGCGCGCCGGGCATTTCGGCCGCATCGAGCGTCGACAGCTCGAAGAGCTGGCGGATCAGGTTGCCGAGGCGGACCGACTCGGAGCGGATCGTGCCGATATACCGGCGGACGATCGCCTCGTCCTGCAGAACGCCGTCCTCGAGCGCTTCGGCGTAAGCCTGCAGGGAGGCGAGCGGCGTCCGCAGGTCGTGCGCCATGTTGGCGACGAGCTCCCGCCGCGCGCCTTCGGCCGCCTGCAGCTGCTTAAAGCTTGCCTCCAGCTTCCAGCCCATTTCGTTGAACTGCGACGCCAGCGCCTTCAGCTCCGCCGGTCCGACAAGCGGAACCCGGGCGCCGAAATCGCCGTCGGCGACGCGCGCCGAGCCTTCGCCGATCCGTTTCACCGCAGCCTCGACCGGCCGCACGAGCATGAAATGCAGCGCCACCGAAAGGAGCCCGGCCGACAGCGAAACGACCGACAGCCACAGGAACTGCTTCTCCGACAGCAGCATGAACCGGTAGAACACAAGCAGCAGGACGACAATCACAGCCGTACTCGCGATATTGGCCGACAGCAAATAGACACGGAGCTTCATGGCTGTCCCTTGGCATCGAACTTGTAGCCGATGCCCCAGACGGTTTTGATCCAGCGCGGCTCCGAGGGCGTGCGCTCCAGCTTCTCGCGCAGCCGCCGGATATGCACTGTTACCGTAGTCGTATCGCCTTCGAAGTCAATATCCCATACCCGGCTCAGCAGCTGACTGCGCGAGAAGACGCGGCCGGGGTGCTCCGCCAGCGTCAGCAGCAGGTCGAACTCCTTCACCGTCAGCTCCGGCTCCGCCCCGTCCGCCTCGACACGTCGCTCGTCGGGATAAATCGACAAGTCGTCGTAGCGAAGCGCCGCCGCGGACGACGCACGCCCGGCTGCGTCCGTTCCAACATCCTGACCGCCGGCTCCATCCGCCGTCCTGCCGATCCCCGCCTGTGCGGCGGAGGTTCGGCGCAGGATGTTCTTGACCCGCAGCACCAGCTCGCGCGGACTGAAGGGTTTGGTCATATAATCGTCTGCGCCCATGGTCAGTCCGAGCAGCCGGTCCGGTTCCTCGCCGCGCGCCGTCAGCA
This genomic window from Paenibacillus humicola contains:
- a CDS encoding molybdopterin-dependent oxidoreductase → MISWLDKLRKGYGRKLAALHKWNGWIVVILSLTGLILFGGFWRGFLGEGRVWIRWIHIVVGIASLVPVLYYLILAGRHWKQLKGKPKQRGNVFVVLGLLLGWLVSGVLLWQFQAVGPRISGNALLVHDLLTWLGLPYIIYHSITRTKWLKEPHRLTVKTGRVGEGVNPAPAGPQAVYTRRAFIKTAVGAGLAITLGPSFLRWLGNSLGATSPTVDKLVETDGNSMTPLPQPLPASAPPIGGGSTGTFRIYTVTPIPKYNDTNWSFAIDGLVDNKMSWNWEQFVKLKRTVQVSDFHCVTGWSVYKNTWEGIPLKTLLQQAGVQSGATTVKFYSGDGVYTDALTLDQVNQMGDVMVAMLHDGKLIPSDLGGPVRLIVPKMYGYKSVKWLNRIELINEDHIGYWEERGYSVDAWV
- a CDS encoding sensor histidine kinase; its protein translation is MKLRVYLLSANIASTAVIVVLLLVFYRFMLLSEKQFLWLSVVSLSAGLLSVALHFMLVRPVEAAVKRIGEGSARVADGDFGARVPLVGPAELKALASQFNEMGWKLEASFKQLQAAEGARRELVANMAHDLRTPLASLQAYAEALEDGVLQDEAIVRRYIGTIRSESVRLGNLIRQLFELSTLDAAEMPGALRRRETEQPETSLLEDVLIELLPRFAPLAEAGSVALDVRMPERTLRCAMPSQPLQRVIQNLLENALRHSPAGGVVRIEGEQLTGAMVRITVSDQGQGVPEAERTRIFERFYRVDRSRTRNSGGAGLGLSIAKSLVEQAGGRIGVDCGKAGGSTFWFTVPAA
- a CDS encoding N5-glutamine methyltransferase family protein yields the protein MKRVTSEGDRGGAIFSQRLPAAIGEACQQASLFLEAHGIGEPRNHAELLLMHTLGLGRAELLRDSRDPFPAAAQADWERAVARKAAGEPSQYIIGEQWFYGRPFTVTPAVLIPRPETELLVEAVLEEADRLWPEAASAADGERAHRGRAAGLPAGRDASAAPAARAEPGPGFPGTVPTVVDVGTGSGAIGVTLAVQRPRWRVCASDLSPDALAVARTNAARHGAEARMAFVQGDLLAPFERRREAEPDAPGPGGGPAGMRIDVLVSNPPYIPAEEIEGLQPEVRDYEPRLALDGGADGLAPYRRILAQLPQLAAMPRIVAFEVGLGQAEAVAAMLRGLGAWRGVRIIPDYAGIDRHVIAVQ
- a CDS encoding response regulator transcription factor, with product MAGTILIADDETNITDVCRRYLEREGYAVQTAHNGAEALRLWEDHKPDLLVLDLMMPRVDGWQVCETVRQTSDVPVIMLTARGEEPDRLLGLTMGADDYMTKPFSPRELVLRVKNILRRTSAAQAGIGRTADGAGGQDVGTDAAGRASSAAALRYDDLSIYPDERRVEADGAEPELTVKEFDLLLTLAEHPGRVFSRSQLLSRVWDIDFEGDTTTVTVHIRRLREKLERTPSEPRWIKTVWGIGYKFDAKGQP
- a CDS encoding GerAB/ArcD/ProY family transporter; protein product: MKKEMISDRQFFVIIFVAILSLTFFSVPAMLIPAVKQDLWLSMLLGTVVDIYVAYLLFWMGRAYPGQSLIQYSVSILGKIGNVAAAVFLVFFLIVIWFSLYIFVNFLSSTLMMGTPVLVLNLTMVVAAGWAAYHGIETIARLAEMIAVLIFIVSILGLLLSVTEMDLGELLPQFENGIWPAVRASVYPSSWFGVCILMGMVMPHHQSPHRTFKVKVSAVVLGSAIITAWLLNSVVTLGQEAVGRLYYPIYGFSRTIRPVFFERMDILTMLVYILGTFITIAILYFNLTEGASQLFRTRPQKRVRWIWAFGVLFVILPILPPLGRNTIDSFDILEYGFPLYALAVEGGLTTLLFAAALIRKRRRPARRRGS
- the prfA gene encoding peptide chain release factor 1, which codes for MLDRLQALADRYEKLSELLCDPDVAADPKRLRDYSKEQSDLQDAYAAFTEYKQVSAQLDDAKAMQGEKLDDELREMVKLEIEELTERKEALEERIRLLLLPKDPNDDKNVIVEIRGAAGGDEAALFASDLYRMYTKYADAQGWRVELMDANESDLGGFKEVTFMVSGKGAYSKLKFESGAHRVQRVPVTESGGRIHTSTSTVAVMPEVEELEVEILDKDIRVDTFCSSGAGGQSVNTTKSAVRVTHIPTGIMATCQDGKSQNDNKAKALQVLRARIYDIKRQEEEAKYAGERKSKVGTGDRSERIRTYNFPQSRVTDHRVGLTLHKLDSVLNGDMEEIINTLTLTAQAELLERENQLQV
- a CDS encoding spore germination protein; translated protein: MKENMDNTPVSQHVPRQGDQESIPLEAGLEDNLRRIRKELGGSSDLAFREFRIGADRIPAAVLWINGMSDISALEQNMMSPLLYGAGQTQSGASGGGDVYEWLRNSVLTAVDIRHADSVDAALNHLLSGNAVILVDGYEGAVAAGTKGYETRSITEPSSTGVVRGPRDGFVESLGVNISLIRRRIKNKRLTAETIAVGTVTRTQVAMLYLRDKADEEVVDNVRGKLERIRLEGVLESHYIQELIADAAPSVFPTVYSTERPDDIAAGILEGRVALLVDGSPFALMVPCTFFHLMRTPEDYYLSYEVATFIRWIRYIGFMLTLLFPAMYVGIFTFHPEMVPPELLSSILAAREGVPFPLLLEALVMELTFEGLREASVRMPRAIGSAISIVGALVIGESAVNAGIISPPTVIVVAGTAIASFTIPSIDLSGAVRILRFFMLLLASLLGLYGIVLGLVLLGIHMASIKSAGKPYLSPLAPYKPDQAMKTLIRIPWWGKRSAKNMASAREGRR
- the ychF gene encoding redox-regulated ATPase YchF; protein product: MPLSCGIVGLPNVGKSTLFNAITQAGAESANYPFCTIDPNVGIVEVPDPRLDKLTELVTPNRTVPTAFEFIDIAGIVKGASQGEGLGNKFLANIREVDAIVHVVRCFQDENITHVSGKVDPLGDIQTINLELILADLDTVERRIDRSRKNMKGGDKKYALEVETLERIKEALYADLPARSVELNEEERAVVRELHLLTMKPVLYAANVSEAEAGGADGNPFVQQVREFAAAEGAEVVPISAKVEAEIAELEGEDKAIFLEELGLEESGLNRLIRAAYKLLGLYTYFTAGVQEVRAWTIRKGTKAPQAAGVIHTDFERGFIRAEVVSYDDLVAAGSMNAAREKGQLRLEGKDYVVRDGDVMHFRFNV
- a CDS encoding Ger(x)C family spore germination protein, with the translated sequence MTAMRILAVVCSCAMTAVLLGGCWSQKNLEQITVVSGIGIDAAPNDRVAVTVQLQNPSPPASAGGGGTAGRRPFAVFSTEGVTVNDALNMLQQQTKKTLFMSQTRAIVIGEPLAKRGLHDPMDYFWRSSNKNLTSWMLISKVPAKEVLSKARELETVPSDAWKLYFMNKNSRPSSGQMKLFQFLPRLDQDGLEATAAGIAPVGQGTMRISETAVFRHDKMAGWLSDDETEMLRWIKKEIGSHVIVLNTKFPGQPAMSFNLTHFRSSVTPQVKGDRISFAIRLKAEAEGTSTPIRLDYTDRAAVDRLETRISGLVREQALAMLNKLCKTYKADAVGFGRKLHRKYPQRWKTLKNGWNDRLPQLEVNVDARVQIVHSGMERISKSEQKD